A region from the Thermanaeromonas toyohensis ToBE genome encodes:
- a CDS encoding ribonucleoside triphosphate reductase produces MLPKKIIKRDGRVVDFDQERIINAIFKAAKAVGGQDRRLACELANQVTALIAQKFTDRLPTVEDVQDLVEKVLIENGHARTAKAYILYRQQHAEWRDFRNLLVNVEKMVQDYLDGRDWRINENSNMNYSLQGLNNHIISAVTSKYWLEKVYPPEIRRAHEEGFIHIHDLSLLAPYCCGWDLADLLETGFAGVGQKVESAPPKHFRTALGQIANFFYTLQGEAAGAQAFSNFDTYLAPFIRYDGLDYREVKQAMQEFIFNLNVPTRVGFQTPFVNITLDVVVPQILANEPVIIGGKRQKACYGEFQKEVDWLNQAFCEVMMEGDARGRIFTFPIPTYNITDEFPWESPVAERILAMTAKYGIPYFANFINSDLKPEDVRSMCCRLRLDNRELKKRGGGLFGANPLTGSIGVVTINLPRLGYLSSTEEEFFLKLKQYMDLAKESLLIKRGVLEKLTEQGLYPYSRFYLRHVKERFGRYWENHFNTIGIVGMHEALLNFLGQGIETAEGRQFALKVLDFMREVLTSYQEETGQLFNLEATPAEGTSYRLARLDKSLYPDIITSGRQEPYYTNSTHLPVDATCDVFEALEHQDELQIRYTGGTVFHAYLGERVTDLTACRKFLQRVFTNFRLPYLTITPTFSVCPEHGYLAGEQWTCPSCGQETEVWSRIVGYYRPVKNWNKGKQAEFNMRRTFLLEGAAG; encoded by the coding sequence GTGTTACCCAAGAAAATAATCAAACGAGATGGCCGGGTAGTTGATTTTGACCAAGAAAGGATAATCAATGCCATCTTTAAAGCAGCTAAAGCTGTAGGGGGCCAGGATCGGAGGCTGGCTTGCGAACTGGCCAACCAGGTTACAGCACTAATTGCCCAGAAATTTACAGATCGTTTACCTACAGTGGAAGATGTGCAGGATTTAGTAGAAAAGGTTTTGATAGAGAATGGGCATGCCCGGACGGCTAAAGCCTACATCCTTTATCGCCAGCAGCACGCGGAGTGGAGGGATTTCCGGAATCTTTTAGTTAATGTAGAGAAAATGGTACAGGACTACCTGGACGGACGCGACTGGCGTATTAACGAAAACAGCAACATGAACTATTCCCTCCAGGGCTTAAACAACCATATTATCTCGGCAGTAACCTCTAAATATTGGCTGGAGAAAGTGTATCCTCCAGAAATACGCCGGGCCCATGAGGAAGGTTTCATACATATTCATGATTTGAGTTTACTTGCGCCCTACTGCTGTGGCTGGGACCTAGCGGATCTTTTGGAAACCGGCTTTGCTGGAGTAGGCCAGAAGGTAGAGAGCGCCCCGCCCAAACATTTCCGCACAGCATTGGGCCAGATTGCCAACTTCTTTTATACCCTCCAGGGCGAGGCGGCTGGTGCCCAAGCCTTCTCTAACTTCGATACGTATCTCGCGCCCTTTATTCGTTATGACGGCTTAGACTATCGCGAAGTAAAGCAAGCCATGCAAGAATTTATCTTTAACCTTAACGTGCCCACCCGGGTAGGGTTCCAAACCCCCTTTGTTAATATTACCCTGGATGTAGTAGTACCCCAGATACTAGCTAACGAGCCGGTGATAATCGGGGGCAAACGGCAGAAAGCTTGCTATGGTGAATTTCAGAAGGAAGTGGATTGGCTAAATCAAGCTTTCTGCGAAGTAATGATGGAAGGGGATGCCCGGGGGCGCATTTTTACCTTCCCCATCCCTACCTATAACATCACCGATGAATTCCCTTGGGAGAGCCCGGTGGCTGAGCGTATCCTGGCTATGACTGCTAAGTACGGCATCCCTTATTTTGCTAACTTTATTAACTCTGATCTAAAGCCCGAAGATGTCCGGAGCATGTGCTGCCGCTTGAGGCTGGATAACCGGGAACTTAAGAAAAGAGGGGGCGGTCTCTTCGGTGCTAACCCCCTTACAGGATCCATCGGAGTAGTCACTATAAATCTGCCCCGGCTAGGATACTTAAGCTCTACAGAAGAAGAATTTTTCCTTAAACTGAAGCAGTATATGGACCTGGCCAAAGAAAGCTTGCTCATAAAGAGGGGTGTGCTGGAGAAATTAACGGAACAAGGCCTTTACCCTTACTCCCGTTTCTATCTACGGCATGTTAAGGAACGTTTTGGCAGGTATTGGGAGAACCATTTTAATACCATTGGCATCGTAGGGATGCATGAGGCTTTACTTAATTTCCTGGGGCAGGGTATAGAGACGGCGGAAGGTAGACAATTTGCCTTAAAAGTCCTGGATTTCATGCGGGAAGTCTTGACTTCTTACCAAGAAGAGACAGGACAGCTTTTCAATTTAGAAGCCACTCCGGCTGAAGGAACCTCTTACCGCCTGGCGAGGCTAGATAAGTCCCTGTATCCAGATATTATAACTTCGGGAAGGCAAGAACCCTATTATACCAACTCCACCCACTTACCAGTAGACGCTACCTGCGATGTTTTCGAGGCCCTGGAGCACCAGGATGAGCTACAGATCAGGTACACGGGCGGTACTGTCTTTCATGCTTACCTAGGCGAGAGGGTAACGGACCTTACGGCTTGCCGCAAATTTTTGCAAAGGGTTTTTACTAACTTCCGCCTACCTTACCTAACCATCACCCCCACCTTTAGTGTTTGCCCAGAACATGGATACCTTGCAGGGGAGCAATGGACATGCCCTTCTTGCGGCCAGGAAACTGAAGTGTGGAGCAGAATAGTGGGCTACTACCGGCCGGTCAAAAATTGGAATAAGGGTAAACAGGCTGAATTTAACATGCGCCGGACCTTCCTACTGGAGGGAGCAGCAGGATGA
- a CDS encoding ABC transporter permease — translation MVIKIEFYTVFWREMLAFRRTFYKFLASRLISPLLYLVAFGWGLGRGIRLNGYNYLDFVVPGIIALSAMSTSFNAVGFSLNMSRLYYKTLEEYLLAPISSISLVLGITLGGTVRGLVASLIILVLAFLFGSSMFLNPWFFVIIILTSFLFSALGVVAAMTINSHEDMSNFSTFVILPMSFLSGTFFSPEHLPRLVTYIINVLPLTHASYALRALAQRGELLPFSLVVLLAYASALFAAAVVIVGKAR, via the coding sequence GTGGTGATAAAAATCGAGTTTTATACTGTTTTCTGGCGCGAGATGCTGGCCTTCAGGCGCACCTTTTACAAGTTTTTGGCCTCAAGACTCATAAGTCCCCTTCTTTATCTTGTAGCCTTCGGTTGGGGTTTAGGTAGGGGGATAAGGCTTAATGGCTATAATTATCTGGACTTTGTAGTACCCGGTATTATTGCCCTTTCGGCCATGAGCACGAGCTTCAATGCTGTCGGTTTCTCCCTTAACATGAGCCGCTTGTATTATAAAACCCTAGAAGAATATCTCCTGGCTCCCATAAGCAGCATAAGTTTAGTATTAGGTATTACCTTGGGTGGCACTGTGCGGGGGTTAGTGGCCTCCCTTATTATCCTGGTACTGGCTTTTCTTTTTGGTTCTTCTATGTTCCTTAATCCATGGTTTTTTGTAATAATTATCTTGACTAGCTTTCTCTTTTCTGCTCTGGGAGTGGTGGCGGCCATGACCATCAACTCCCACGAGGATATGTCTAACTTTTCTACCTTTGTTATTTTACCCATGTCCTTCTTAAGTGGGACCTTTTTCTCACCGGAACATTTGCCCCGCCTTGTGACCTATATCATCAATGTCCTGCCCCTTACACATGCTAGTTATGCCTTACGGGCCCTAGCCCAGAGGGGGGAACTCTTACCTTTTTCTTTAGTAGTGTTGCTGGCCTACGCCTCAGCCCTTTTTGCTGCCGCTGTGGTAATTGTTGGAAAAGCGAGGTAA
- a CDS encoding ABC transporter ATP-binding protein translates to MRLQVKGVCFSYGSVAVLEDVTFKVEPGEVLGIVGPNGSGKSTLLRLLARVLRPRLGTIFLDGKSLANLRGREVGRYLGYVPPPGNGQAFSCTVLEAVLQGRRPHLTWGVSQRDLAVVSQALAYLGLTGMEDRQLHELSSGQRQKVFIARALAQEPEVFLLDEPTATLDVRYQLEVLALMRELAKSYGRVVIVVLHDLNLAGRYTDRLLLLYQGCIFAAGVPKAVLTPENIKMVYGIEAAVNESPWGLQVIPVAPVNYLK, encoded by the coding sequence GTGCGCCTTCAAGTAAAAGGGGTTTGTTTTTCCTACGGGAGTGTAGCGGTTTTGGAAGACGTGACTTTTAAAGTGGAACCTGGAGAGGTCTTAGGAATTGTAGGCCCCAACGGTTCCGGGAAGAGTACTCTTTTGCGGCTCTTGGCCAGGGTCTTACGGCCTCGCCTGGGAACCATATTTCTGGATGGGAAAAGCCTGGCTAACTTGCGTGGCCGGGAGGTAGGGCGTTATCTAGGCTATGTGCCTCCACCGGGTAACGGGCAGGCCTTTTCCTGTACAGTTTTAGAGGCAGTTCTCCAGGGACGCAGGCCCCACCTTACCTGGGGAGTGAGCCAGCGGGATCTGGCTGTGGTTTCCCAGGCTCTAGCCTACTTAGGGTTAACTGGCATGGAGGATCGGCAGCTCCATGAGCTTTCCAGCGGTCAGAGACAGAAGGTGTTTATTGCCCGTGCCCTGGCCCAGGAACCGGAGGTTTTTCTCCTGGATGAGCCAACGGCTACGCTGGATGTGCGCTATCAGCTGGAAGTCCTGGCGCTTATGCGGGAACTAGCCAAAAGCTATGGCCGGGTAGTAATAGTTGTTCTACATGATTTAAATCTAGCTGGCCGCTATACTGATCGTTTACTTCTTTTATACCAGGGATGTATTTTTGCGGCTGGGGTACCTAAGGCCGTATTAACACCAGAAAATATCAAAATGGTCTATGGTATAGAAGCAGCAGTAAATGAATCGCCTTGGGGTTTGCAAGTGATACCGGTTGCACCAGTTAACTACTTAAAATAG
- a CDS encoding type II toxin-antitoxin system VapC family toxin: MGELAKVIRGHKKVALDTNCFIYYLEAAPRATILKEDVFSPLEQGRFQAVTSTLTLAEILVKPKSLGREDICMEYVILLSSYPNLTIIPFTLPIAVRCAEIRAEYHIRTPDAIQLATAIESQATIFLTNDLNLPKQIGQLTILFLKDYL; encoded by the coding sequence ATGGGGGAATTAGCCAAAGTTATTCGTGGTCATAAAAAAGTTGCCCTTGATACCAACTGCTTTATTTACTACTTGGAGGCGGCTCCTAGGGCAACAATACTTAAGGAAGACGTTTTTAGCCCTTTAGAACAAGGGAGATTTCAAGCGGTTACTTCTACTCTAACATTGGCAGAAATACTGGTAAAGCCTAAATCGCTTGGTAGGGAAGACATCTGTATGGAATATGTAATATTACTTTCTTCCTATCCCAATCTGACCATCATTCCTTTTACCCTGCCGATAGCTGTCCGCTGTGCAGAAATCCGAGCCGAATACCATATCCGTACACCCGATGCCATACAATTAGCTACAGCAATCGAAAGCCAAGCTACCATATTCCTTACTAACGATTTGAATTTACCCAAACAAATAGGCCAACTTACCATACTGTTTCTCAAAGATTATTTATAG
- a CDS encoding ABC transporter ATP-binding protein has protein sequence MIKILGLTKCYGQIRAVDNLYLKIHEGEIFGLLGPNGAGKTTTVRMLTMLTRPTSGEAYIAGYEIRRDLAKVRQVIGVVPQHFNLDNELTAWENLELHGRLYHIPAPERNRRIEELLDFVELKARADDLVGTFSGGMKRRLMIIRALLHKPRVLFMDEPTVGLDPQARRKIWDFIRRLNNEGVTVLLTTHYIEEAEALCHRVGIMDKGKLIALGSPAELKQKVGRIVVETFKDKETEYRFFSSREEALGYARELSGNIVIRESNLEDVFVELTGRKVEAD, from the coding sequence TTGATTAAAATCCTGGGCCTCACTAAATGCTATGGCCAGATCCGGGCAGTAGATAATCTGTACTTAAAGATACATGAAGGCGAAATTTTTGGACTCCTGGGGCCTAATGGTGCGGGGAAAACCACTACTGTTCGCATGTTGACTATGCTCACGCGCCCTACCTCGGGCGAAGCCTACATTGCGGGCTATGAAATACGCCGGGATCTCGCCAAAGTGCGCCAGGTCATCGGTGTAGTACCGCAGCACTTTAACCTTGATAACGAACTTACTGCTTGGGAAAACTTAGAGCTCCATGGACGGCTTTACCATATACCTGCTCCAGAGCGGAACCGGCGGATAGAAGAACTCCTAGATTTCGTGGAACTTAAAGCGCGGGCTGACGATCTGGTGGGCACTTTCTCCGGGGGAATGAAACGGCGCCTTATGATTATAAGAGCCCTCCTACATAAGCCCCGGGTTCTTTTTATGGATGAGCCTACCGTGGGTCTAGATCCCCAGGCCAGGCGCAAGATCTGGGACTTTATCCGGCGGCTAAATAATGAAGGGGTGACTGTTCTTCTTACCACCCACTATATTGAAGAGGCCGAAGCCCTTTGCCACCGGGTAGGCATTATGGATAAGGGGAAACTTATCGCCTTGGGGAGCCCGGCTGAGCTAAAGCAAAAAGTAGGGCGGATAGTAGTGGAAACTTTTAAGGATAAGGAAACAGAATACCGCTTCTTTTCTTCCCGAGAGGAGGCTCTAGGCTATGCGCGCGAACTCTCCGGCAATATAGTTATAAGGGAGTCCAACTTAGAAGATGTTTTTGTAGAATTGACCGGCCGCAAGGTCGAGGCAGATTAA
- a CDS encoding molybdopterin-dependent oxidoreductase, producing MVLGKEYQVYRNVCPRNCFCTCSMLSYVRHGRLEKVAGDPLHGFTRGRLCAKGYAYVQRVYAPERVVFPLRQEPRGSGNWRRISWTEALDIIARKILEIKGRYGSLWPIALYVHYGHLGLLHLAVEGFFDALGFITKIQGNLCWSAGLEANLLDMGRNLQPDPETMANARSIIIWGANPAWTALHQMHFIDAARRLGALVVVIDPLITATAAQADLHIQVNPGGDGALALGVAKYLVEKGWYEKDFAKKYLLGWEEFKSYLQNKIKYTDIYRVAGVDQASIEELAKILVEHRPVALWKGMGLQRYTNGGQNIRAINALAALAGCLGSSGGGLYYASLQTWDLFNFHARNWSPPPGVKGEHRYLPITRAGEGLLAAQEPPVKFLWIARANPLSQAPDPAALQQAMSNMELVVLVDQFLTSTSQYADLFLPCTTQFEEWEIIPSYWHWWVAINQQAISPVGESKSDLEIAWNLSARLNELSPGSCNFPTGGDEEEWVAAEFNPYVYQLLGIKDYRELLQGPRKLKMPERGGEPSFATPSRKYELYSAKARQAGLPAIPVLTSPLSPPPPYPFRLLTPHFQGGNNSQFLNLPWLISGSREPVLRLHPAIADKLNLKSGDLVRVYNDQGELVLPVLVTQRVPPQVVVCYQGGTGGKINRLLGGVETDLGKEGAGAPAPAYFETFVNIARV from the coding sequence ATGGTGTTGGGAAAGGAATACCAGGTTTACCGCAATGTATGCCCACGGAATTGTTTTTGTACTTGTAGCATGCTTTCTTACGTCCGGCACGGGCGCTTAGAGAAAGTTGCCGGGGATCCCTTGCATGGCTTTACCCGGGGACGCCTCTGCGCTAAGGGGTATGCTTATGTTCAGCGCGTGTATGCTCCCGAACGTGTTGTATTCCCTTTACGTCAGGAACCCCGGGGTTCCGGGAACTGGAGGCGGATCTCCTGGACAGAAGCCTTGGATATTATAGCGCGTAAGATATTGGAAATTAAAGGTCGTTATGGCTCCCTTTGGCCCATAGCCCTTTATGTGCATTATGGGCACCTCGGTCTTTTGCACTTGGCCGTAGAGGGTTTTTTTGATGCCCTCGGGTTTATAACCAAAATTCAAGGAAACTTGTGCTGGTCAGCCGGTTTAGAGGCCAATCTCTTGGACATGGGCCGCAATCTACAACCGGATCCCGAAACTATGGCGAACGCCCGGTCAATTATAATCTGGGGGGCCAACCCTGCCTGGACAGCCCTCCATCAGATGCATTTTATAGATGCTGCTCGTCGCCTGGGGGCTCTAGTGGTGGTAATCGATCCTTTAATAACAGCTACTGCTGCTCAGGCTGACCTTCATATCCAGGTAAACCCGGGCGGCGATGGCGCTTTGGCCTTGGGGGTAGCTAAGTACCTGGTAGAAAAGGGATGGTACGAAAAAGATTTTGCTAAAAAATATCTCTTAGGTTGGGAGGAGTTCAAATCTTATCTCCAAAACAAAATAAAATATACCGATATATATCGGGTCGCCGGAGTGGACCAAGCTAGCATAGAAGAGCTGGCGAAAATCCTTGTAGAGCATCGGCCGGTAGCTTTATGGAAGGGCATGGGGCTCCAGAGGTATACCAACGGCGGACAGAACATCCGGGCTATAAACGCCCTGGCTGCTCTGGCTGGTTGCCTTGGTTCTTCTGGTGGTGGGCTTTACTACGCCAGCCTACAGACGTGGGATCTATTCAACTTTCATGCTAGGAACTGGTCGCCACCACCGGGGGTCAAGGGCGAACATCGGTACTTGCCCATCACCAGGGCGGGAGAAGGGTTACTTGCGGCCCAGGAACCCCCAGTCAAATTCTTATGGATTGCCCGGGCCAACCCCTTATCCCAGGCCCCGGATCCGGCAGCCTTGCAGCAAGCCATGTCCAATATGGAATTGGTGGTTCTGGTGGACCAGTTTTTGACTTCCACATCTCAGTATGCTGATCTATTTTTACCTTGTACAACTCAGTTTGAAGAATGGGAAATAATTCCTAGCTATTGGCACTGGTGGGTAGCCATCAATCAGCAGGCTATCTCCCCAGTAGGAGAATCCAAGTCAGATCTGGAGATTGCCTGGAATCTTTCTGCGCGCCTTAATGAACTCTCGCCTGGAAGTTGTAATTTCCCTACTGGTGGGGATGAAGAGGAGTGGGTAGCGGCCGAATTCAATCCTTATGTTTACCAGCTACTAGGTATCAAGGATTACCGCGAGCTCTTGCAGGGCCCGCGCAAGCTTAAAATGCCCGAAAGAGGAGGGGAGCCTAGCTTTGCCACCCCTTCGCGCAAGTATGAACTTTATTCTGCAAAGGCTAGGCAAGCGGGATTACCGGCCATTCCCGTCCTGACAAGCCCCCTTTCACCTCCTCCACCTTATCCCTTCCGATTGCTGACTCCTCACTTCCAGGGAGGTAACAATTCCCAATTTTTAAATCTACCATGGTTGATATCTGGTAGCCGGGAACCTGTGCTCCGGTTGCATCCTGCTATAGCGGATAAGTTAAACCTAAAAAGCGGGGACTTGGTCCGGGTTTACAACGACCAGGGAGAACTGGTTTTACCAGTCTTGGTGACCCAAAGGGTTCCTCCCCAGGTGGTCGTCTGTTACCAGGGGGGAACAGGTGGAAAGATAAATAGGTTATTGGGTGGCGTGGAAACCGACCTGGGTAAAGAGGGAGCGGGGGCCCCGGCTCCCGCTTACTTTGAAACTTTTGTAAATATAGCGCGAGTATAA
- a CDS encoding AbrB/MazE/SpoVT family DNA-binding domain-containing protein, with protein MSEDIIIETLKLGARCQMVLPYKIRKSLGLSEGDEILVQKTGNTIVIIPKPKSYAERLLGLHREIWNGVDPDSYVNKERDSWGN; from the coding sequence ATGTCTGAGGATATCATTATTGAAACCCTAAAACTTGGAGCCAGGTGCCAAATGGTTTTGCCCTATAAAATCCGGAAAAGCCTTGGCTTGTCTGAAGGGGATGAAATTTTAGTCCAAAAAACAGGAAACACAATAGTAATAATCCCTAAACCGAAGAGTTATGCCGAACGTCTTTTAGGTCTCCACCGCGAGATATGGAACGGGGTAGATCCTGACAGCTATGTCAATAAGGAGCGGGATTCATGGGGGAATTAG
- a CDS encoding FecCD family ABC transporter permease, which yields MDLLGQVHGLAEENLLAIRKAYSRHTGRKVFFLIILLGVLVGSILFSTALGAAGISVRDVGRAILSHWGLKTFPENELAETVVWQLRLPRAFLAVLTGMSLAGAGAVMQGVLRNPLVSPYTLGLSSGAAFGAAMAIVLGTGLLGGSYLTLSKWLIVTNAFIFGALTMVLAFCLAALKGLAPEVLVLGGVAVGYLFQAGVSLLKYISNHEALRELVVWLMGGFWGANWQTVGVLAPIVLGSILGLLYFAWDLNVLGAGEEVAANLGVNVKRVRFFTLGLSTLVASAAVAFTGIIGFIGLVSPHICRLLIGSDNRFLIPSSCLMGAVLLLLSDTLARTIIAPTELPVGIITAFIGAPFFIYLLVKKKRQWWG from the coding sequence ATGGACCTACTGGGCCAAGTACATGGCCTTGCGGAAGAGAATTTACTAGCTATTAGAAAGGCTTATTCCCGTCATACTGGTCGCAAGGTGTTTTTTCTCATTATTTTGCTGGGCGTGCTTGTGGGAAGTATACTTTTTTCCACGGCTTTAGGAGCTGCCGGGATAAGTGTAAGGGATGTGGGGAGGGCTATCCTCTCCCATTGGGGCCTAAAGACTTTCCCAGAAAATGAGCTGGCGGAAACAGTGGTCTGGCAGCTCCGCCTTCCCCGCGCTTTTCTGGCTGTCCTTACGGGGATGAGCTTAGCCGGTGCCGGGGCAGTAATGCAGGGGGTTTTACGCAACCCCCTGGTCTCTCCTTATACGTTAGGTCTTTCTAGCGGAGCAGCCTTTGGAGCGGCCATGGCCATTGTACTGGGGACAGGTTTACTGGGCGGGAGCTATTTGACTCTTTCCAAGTGGCTGATCGTTACCAACGCCTTTATTTTCGGGGCTTTGACCATGGTTTTGGCCTTTTGTTTAGCTGCCCTTAAGGGGTTAGCCCCAGAGGTGTTGGTGCTGGGAGGGGTAGCTGTTGGCTATCTCTTTCAGGCTGGCGTCTCCCTTTTAAAGTACATTTCCAACCATGAGGCCTTAAGGGAACTGGTAGTGTGGTTGATGGGAGGGTTTTGGGGAGCGAACTGGCAGACTGTAGGGGTGCTAGCGCCCATAGTTTTGGGTTCTATTTTGGGGCTCCTCTACTTTGCCTGGGACTTAAACGTGCTGGGGGCTGGGGAAGAAGTGGCAGCAAACCTAGGGGTAAATGTAAAGCGGGTACGCTTTTTCACACTAGGGCTTTCTACCCTGGTCGCCTCGGCAGCAGTTGCCTTTACGGGGATTATTGGCTTTATAGGCTTGGTTTCGCCCCATATCTGCCGCCTGCTCATTGGCAGCGACAACCGGTTTCTTATACCATCTTCCTGCTTGATGGGGGCAGTGCTGTTGCTTCTTTCCGATACCCTGGCCCGGACTATTATAGCGCCTACTGAGTTACCAGTGGGAATCATTACTGCTTTTATTGGCGCGCCGTTTTTTATCTACTTGCTGGTTAAGAAGAAGAGACAGTGGTGGGGGTAG
- a CDS encoding anaerobic ribonucleoside-triphosphate reductase activating protein: MKGKNIKMNDSLSPTYEELYFRGVHKTSLVDFPGEVCTTLFCGGCNFRCPWCHNADLVLRPQVLPIFPAKEVIKLLERRRHLVEAVCVTGGEPTLSKGLEDFLVQLKNKGFKVKLDTNGTQPGVLARLLEKNLLDYVAMDIKAPPEKYDLLAGTKVEMTALLESIKILKNSPIAYEFRTTVVPTLITLEDLKAIGKWLLGARCFVLQPFKASSSLIDMTLAQLPPCPEELLTKAASYLRYYFMKVEVRN; encoded by the coding sequence ATGAAAGGAAAAAATATAAAGATGAATGATAGCCTTTCTCCCACCTATGAGGAGCTGTATTTTAGGGGGGTACACAAGACTAGCCTGGTGGATTTTCCGGGTGAGGTCTGTACCACCCTTTTTTGTGGCGGTTGCAATTTTCGCTGTCCTTGGTGTCACAATGCGGATCTGGTTTTACGTCCCCAGGTTTTACCTATTTTCCCAGCTAAGGAAGTTATAAAGCTTTTAGAGCGACGGCGCCATCTAGTAGAGGCGGTTTGTGTAACCGGAGGGGAACCCACCTTAAGTAAAGGTTTGGAAGATTTCCTGGTTCAACTAAAGAATAAGGGATTTAAAGTAAAGTTAGATACCAATGGAACCCAGCCGGGTGTGCTAGCTAGACTTCTAGAAAAGAACCTGCTAGATTATGTGGCCATGGACATTAAAGCGCCTCCTGAAAAGTACGACCTACTTGCCGGAACTAAGGTAGAGATGACAGCTCTCTTAGAAAGCATAAAAATTCTTAAAAATAGCCCTATAGCTTATGAGTTCCGCACTACAGTAGTTCCTACTCTTATTACCCTGGAGGATCTTAAAGCTATAGGAAAATGGCTTTTAGGAGCTAGATGCTTTGTTTTGCAACCCTTTAAGGCTTCAAGTTCCCTTATTGATATGACCCTTGCCCAACTTCCCCCTTGCCCGGAAGAACTGTTAACTAAAGCCGCCTCCTACCTGCGGTACTACTTTATGAAGGTAGAAGTTAGAAACTAA